In Elusimicrobiota bacterium, the genomic window CTCATAGTACCTGCTTTGAAGCAAAGAGTCGGAAAGCATTCCTACAAGAGGCGGGGTTAAAGTCATAGTAACTCTAAAATCAACGCCGTCTCTCATTAACGATTCAAACACTGACAATAGAGGCAGATAGGTTTCAGTTATCCCTTCATAAAGCCAGTCTTCTTCTAGAAAATCAGGGAACTCCGGGTGACGGACAAACGGAAGGTGAGCATGAAGCTGAAGACACAAGTAACCCTTAGGTTTCATAAAATCATTCTCCGATCGATTTCCAGAAATTGTTTTCTAGAAGTAAAATAATTTCTTCAAATTAGCACTGAAAAAAACAGATCTCTGCCGAGATCTGTCCTGAACAATTAATTCTAAAATTTTAAATAAAACGCCTATTTGGCTTTTCGTTCAACGTGGAAAGTTATTTGCCTTTTCATTTTTCCATCTGCCGAAGTGGCTTCAATGGGATATTCCTGTTTGCCGTCAGGCAAATAAAATCGGAGTGAAAAAGAACCGTCAGGATTCAGCCTAACATCTTTTCCCTGAACGGTCAGCTTTGCATTTGATTCTGTTGCTCCGTACACAATCAGTTCGGTATCAGCCCTAAGCCAGAACCCTTTTGCTTTTTCTTCCGGAACATTGATTTTTCTCCAAGAACTTGCGCCCATCGGAGAGCCGGGCAAAGATATTGATACTATTTCCTCCCAGCGTTCGCGCATAAGCTTTGCTACATCAAAAGAACTTTTTCCTATCTTATCCACGCCTGAAAGCCTCAAGAGCCTTTCAAATTCCTGTTGAAGCATAGCCCACTGTTCATCCGTAATAGGGGAAATTCCCTGGCGCGGCATGATGATTACATTTGATCTTACAACTGTTACGAATTTTCCGTCCGGGGTTATAATGCCAAGATCAACACACCAAGCCCTGTTTGCTTCTCTGACATTTATATACCAGTTTTCAGCCCAGTAGTCTATTGAAATATCAAAATATTTGTGGTGGTTTGACCCATTAAATGTTACCCCGGTCACATCGTAAATCCGCAGCGTCCATTTGCTTGAATTATAATTTTGCTCGCCGAGTTTTTTGCTAAGGTCAGAAAATACTTTGGGAGGAACTTCCCAATATGCATACATCCACATCGGATCTCTTGGGAGAATAATGATTTTTGTATCACCATAATTTCTGGGCAATCCGGTTTTATCCACAAAAGGATAGGATTGTTCACCTTTTATTTTTGAACTAGAGTCTTCATACATAATAGCCTCCCTTGGCCAAAATCTTTTATGGCCAAAGCTAATAATTATTTATTATTATATTATTATCTATTTTTGGAAAAGACAACAATAATCCCAAGATAATTTAATTTGATTTTAACTTTTTATATTTGAATTGTCAAATAATTTTTCGATTTCAAAAATCCGTAACAATATAACAATATTTTATAAATAAAAATTGACACTTTGCTCACTTTTTTGATAAGATTCTCATACCTAATATGATATTTTTAAAGATTTTTGCAGGCATTGTTTTTTTCTTTTTAGGCTTAATTTATTTGTATAAATCGGACCTAGTTTTAAGCCTGAACCGCATCGCACGCGAAATAATATTTAATGACCGGATTATACTTCTTAAGCGCAAAAAGCTTGCAATCTTATTCTTTTGCTTATCTTTTATAGCACTTTATATGGGCTTTACTTCGCTAGCCAATATGCTGGAAGATGAAAATGAAAAAAGATTGACCAGCATGAGTGTTGATCACTTGATGTATACGGCGATGCAGGATTACTGCACCGGAAAGTTTGATAAAGCTTTAGAAAAATATAAGACAGTTCTCAAATCCTATCCGGGCAACACTGAGGCTTTAAAAAGAATAGCATATACATACCTTGCGGCGGGCGATAAAAACAAAGCAAATCAGACATGGCAGCGCCTTTCAAGAATTGTCCCGAACGATAAAGAAATAAAAGGAAACTTAAAAGAATTCTCCAAATGAATATTACAGGCCAAACTAAAATTTTCGGTATTTTCGGCTATCCCATAAAACATACCCTTTCTCCGTCAATGCATAATGCTGCATTCAAATCTTCTAATCTTAACTGCATGTATATCCCTTTTGAGGTTGATCCCAAAGATTTAAAAAATGCGGTCCTGTCCTTAAAATCGCTTAATATTTCGGGCATTAACGTTACTGTTCCCCTCAAAGAAAGGATAATTCAATATTTGGATAAAATTGATCCTTTGGCAAAAAAGATCGGCAGTGTCAATACTGTAAAAAATGTAAACGGTAAATTAGTCGGATATAATACCGATGGAAAAGGATTTCTTAAAGATCTGATGAACTGCGGATTTAATCCTAAAAGAAAAACCGCTTTAATCATTGGTGCCGGCGGCGCCGGAAAAGCGGTAGCGTCTGCATTATCCTGGGCCGGGGCAAAAAAAATATATATATCCGACAAAAGAGAAACTCTTGCTGAAAAACTTGCAAGAAAAACAAAAAAAGCAGTATATGTACCCTTCAAAATATGGAAAACTAAAATTCAAAACACTGATATTTTAGTTAATGCGACTCCCGTAGGGATGCATAAAAAAGACCCCGGCCTTATTGATCCGAAATTTCTGAAAAAAAATCTTTTCGTCTATGATCTCGTTTACAACCGGGAAACAAAGTTGCTAAAGGATGCTAAAAAATTAAAGTTGAAAGCTTTTAGCGGACTCGGCATGCTTTTATCGCAAGGTGCGATATCATTTGAAATATGGACCGGAAAAAAAGCGCCGGTTAATGTTATGAAAAAAACCTTGCTCAATTCTTTAAAAAGGAGTGATTAAATTGATTATCTGGCTTGCAAGAATACTTATTCTTTTAGCAGGGCCTACAATAGCCTATTTCCAGGTTTCTAAAACACTTAACGCCGCTTTGATTGGTTTTACCCTTTCATTGATAATTATTATAGTTGAACTGGTTATACAATCAATCCCTCTGGATACACTGATTATCGGAATCCTAGGCATCGTGCTTGGCTTAATTATAGCCAAACTTCTTGATTACACAATTTATCTTACTGAAAACCAGAAACTCTATGAAATTGTAAGAGATTTTAACCTTGTAATTAAAATCATTTTTGCTTACTTAGGCCTAGTGATAGCAGTTCACAAAAAAAGCGAACTAGACCTCTTAGACAGAGATATTTTCAAAAAAGGCGCGCGAAAAAGATCCACCGACGTAATTATTCTTGACACAAGCGCTGTTATTGACGGTAGAATAGCCGATATTGCTGAAACAAAATTTATATCCGCAGTCTTAGTTCTTCCCCGTTTTGTTTTGGAAGAACTTCAGAAACTTGCCGATTCATCGGATAACCATAAAAGGATGCGCGCAAGAAGAGGCCTTGATATTATTGCACAGCTTCAAAAAATGGAAGAAGTGACCGTAAAAATATTTGACAAAGACTATCCTGAGATAAAAGAAGTTGATAAAAAATTATTGCTTTTAGGCAAGGACCTCCAGGCAAAAATAGTTACCACTGATTTTAACCTTAATAAAATTGCAACTCTTCAGGGTGTTACCGTTTTAAACATTAATGATCTTTCTAATTCGTTAAAACCTGTATATCTTCCCGGCGAAACCATGATGATTTTTCCGGTTAAGGAAGGAAAAGAGCAGAAACAGGCTGTAGGGTATTTGGATGACGGGACAATGGTCGTCATAGAAGACGGAAGAAGATATATAGGAAAACGAATTGAAGTAACCGTATCATCAATTCTGCAGACTTCGTCAGGCCGCATGGTGTTTACCCATCCTGCAAGCGAATCCAACAAAGACTATTCAAACGGTTCACCCCGTTAGAAATAGTTAGATTATTAAAAGAGTCATCAACGAAAGATATTGTAAATAATATTTTTTAATAAATTCATAAATTAGTAAAAGTTAAGCTATTTCTGGGGTACACCCCGTTAGAAATAGTTAGACTATAAGTAGAATTATCAACTAAAGATATTGTAAATAAATTTTTCATAATTTCATAAATTAACTAAAGTTAGGCTATTTCTAACGGGGTAAAGCACAATGAGCGCAGCTGCCATAATTGTTGCCGCAGGATTAGGCAAAAGATTCAGCCCCGATATTCCTAAACAGTTTGTAAAACTTAACGGAATCCCCGTATTTTTATGGAGTGTTTTCGCTTTTAAAAAATCAAAAATATTCTCGCAGATAATTGTAGTGGTCCCAAAAAATTATCTGCTACAGCTTGGGCCCTATGCTAATAAATATGATATTGAGCTGATAGCCGGAGGAAAAGAAAGATTTGACTCTGTAAAATCAGGGCTTAGGAAACTAAAGAAAAATATAGAATACGTTGCGATACATGACGGGGCAAGGCCTCTTATAAAAATTAAAGAGATTATTGAATGTTTTAATGCGGCAAAAAGATACGGTGCAGCGATAGTTGCCGTGCCGGCAAAAGATACCGTAAAAAAGGTAAACGCTTCATCATTTATTGAAAAAACTATTCCGCGCAATTCCGTGCGGCTTGCCCAGACTCCGCAGATTTTCAAGAAAACTTTAATTCAAAAGGTTTACTCAAGAAAGATCTCCCCTAAAACTACCGATGACGCCCAGCTTATTGAAATAGTCGGTGGAAAAGTAAAAATTGTTAACGGGGATTACAACAATTTAAAGATAACCGAGCCAAGGGATTTAAAAATAGCTGAGTTGCTTTTGAAATCAGAATAAACCCCGCAGAAATTTTGTTTCAAACGATTATGTCACAATTACACAAGGCCGATAAAAATAAATGAAGTATTAAAAGCCAGCAGATTTTAAAATTTTATTTACAGGGTAAAGAGGAAAAAATGCTTGTTGGAATAGGATACGATGCACATCGTTTTAAAAAAGGAAGAAAACTGATTTTGGGCGGAATAGAAATTAAATATTCTTTGGGCCTTTTTGGCCATAGTGACGCCGATGTTTTAGTTCATTCTATAATGGATTCCCTTTTAGGCGCTGCGGGAATGGATGATATCGGGCATTTGTTCCCAAACGATGACCTGCGCTACAAAAATATTTCAAGCATAATACTTCTTAAAAAAGTGATTGAAAAACTTAAATCAAAAAAATTTAAAATAAAAAACATTGATTCCGTAATAATTGCTGAAAAACCTAAAATTTCTCCTTTTATTTTACAAATGAAAAAAGTGTTGTCCAAAGCGCTTTCCCTGCCAAAGGAAAGAATAGGAATAAAAGCAACCACTAATGAAGGAATGGATTTTATAGGCCGCGGGGAAGGTATTGCCTCAATATCTATTGCCCTGATCGGAAAGAAATGAAGTTCCATTTTCTGAGACGATCAAAACAGGCACTGAAATAATTCAAAAATCTCGATAAGGATAAAATGTCAATAAAAATATTTAATACGATTTCTAAGAAAAAAGAAGAGTTTAAACCGCTTAAGAAAAATAAGGTAACAATGTATGTCTGCGGCATTACGCCCTATGATGAAGTTCATCTGGGCCATGCCCGCGCATATGTTACATTTGACGTTATCAGACGGCATTTTATAAACTCCGGTTATAAGGTAACTTATATCCAAAATTTTACGGACATTGATGACAAAATAATTAAACGGGCTAACGAGCTGAAAGTCAGCCCTAAAAAGCTGGCTGAAAAAAACATAGAAAACTACTTCCTTCAAATCGGTAAACTTAATGTTTTATCCGCCGATAAATACCCGAAAGTAACCGAATATATCCCGCAAATAATTAAGTTCATAAAAAAGCTCATAAAAAAAGGGGCTGCCTACATTTTAGACGGCGATGTGTATTTTTCGGTGCGCAATTTTCCGGATTACGGCAAACTTTCAAAAAGAAATATTGAGGATTTGAAAAGCGGCGCAAGAGTAGAAATAGATGAAAATAAAAAAGACCCTTTAGATTTTGCGCTCTGGAAAAAATCAAAGCCGGAAGAACCGGCCGAAGTATCGTTTGACAGCCCCTGGGGCAAAGGCCGCCCCGGCTGGCACATAGAATGCTCGGTGATGTCAACTACTATTCTCGGGGACACAATTGATATACACGGCGGCGGACAGGACCTGATTTTTCCCCACCATGAAAACGAGATCGCACAGACCGAAACCGCGACTGGTAAACCCTTCGTCAGATACTGGATTCACAACGGTTTTGTGACAATAAATAAAGAAAAGATGTCTAAATCCCTCGGCAACTTTTTTACCCTGAAAGATATATTTGAAAAATACGAGCCGCGCGTGGTAAGATATTTTCTCCTGTCCCAACACTACCGGAGCCCGATTGATTTTTCCGAAGAGAAGCTGCTGGCAGCAAAAAACGCGCTCGCAGGGCTCGACAATACCAGCATAAAGTTGAAGACCATGTTTACGAACATCGGAGACCTTCCCTCAAAAGAAGAATTGAGTGACGAGAAATCAAAAGCAAAAAGCAGTTTCCTTGAAGCTCTAGACAACGATTTCAATACAGAAAATGCACTTTCTGAACTGCACAAACTTAAATACGAAATGCACGGAAATCCTGACCGGGCATTCTATAACAAAGCATATAACACTCTGAAAATGTTAATGGAAAAATATATCGGTATTCCTTTGAGAGAATCTGAAGCAATCCCCGAAAAAGTGATTACTCTTCTTTCCCAACGAGAGGAATTCAGGAAACAAAAAGATTGGAAGAAATCAGATCAAGTGCGTAAACAGATCGAACAGTTGGGATATGGAATAGAAGATAATCCGAATGCAAAATCAACTGCGTACAAGAAAATATGAGTGAATATATCTCCGGGCGAAACCCAGTTAAAGAACTTCTTAGAGCCGGCCAAAAAACTGTAAATAAAATACTTCTTTCAAATCAGGCCCGGGGTTCGGTGATTGAAGAAATAGTAAAGTTAGCAAAAGAAAGAAAAATTCCTATCCATAACGTTCCGCCGATAAAGCTGGACAAACTTTCAAAAGA contains:
- a CDS encoding DUF4912 domain-containing protein, coding for MYEDSSSKIKGEQSYPFVDKTGLPRNYGDTKIIILPRDPMWMYAYWEVPPKVFSDLSKKLGEQNYNSSKWTLRIYDVTGVTFNGSNHHKYFDISIDYWAENWYINVREANRAWCVDLGIITPDGKFVTVVRSNVIIMPRQGISPITDEQWAMLQQEFERLLRLSGVDKIGKSSFDVAKLMRERWEEIVSISLPGSPMGASSWRKINVPEEKAKGFWLRADTELIVYGATESNAKLTVQGKDVRLNPDGSFSLRFYLPDGKQEYPIEATSADGKMKRQITFHVERKAK
- a CDS encoding tetratricopeptide repeat protein, with amino-acid sequence MIFLKIFAGIVFFFLGLIYLYKSDLVLSLNRIAREIIFNDRIILLKRKKLAILFFCLSFIALYMGFTSLANMLEDENEKRLTSMSVDHLMYTAMQDYCTGKFDKALEKYKTVLKSYPGNTEALKRIAYTYLAAGDKNKANQTWQRLSRIVPNDKEIKGNLKEFSK
- the aroE gene encoding shikimate dehydrogenase, with translation MNITGQTKIFGIFGYPIKHTLSPSMHNAAFKSSNLNCMYIPFEVDPKDLKNAVLSLKSLNISGINVTVPLKERIIQYLDKIDPLAKKIGSVNTVKNVNGKLVGYNTDGKGFLKDLMNCGFNPKRKTALIIGAGGAGKAVASALSWAGAKKIYISDKRETLAEKLARKTKKAVYVPFKIWKTKIQNTDILVNATPVGMHKKDPGLIDPKFLKKNLFVYDLVYNRETKLLKDAKKLKLKAFSGLGMLLSQGAISFEIWTGKKAPVNVMKKTLLNSLKRSD
- a CDS encoding PIN domain nuclease; the encoded protein is MIIWLARILILLAGPTIAYFQVSKTLNAALIGFTLSLIIIIVELVIQSIPLDTLIIGILGIVLGLIIAKLLDYTIYLTENQKLYEIVRDFNLVIKIIFAYLGLVIAVHKKSELDLLDRDIFKKGARKRSTDVIILDTSAVIDGRIADIAETKFISAVLVLPRFVLEELQKLADSSDNHKRMRARRGLDIIAQLQKMEEVTVKIFDKDYPEIKEVDKKLLLLGKDLQAKIVTTDFNLNKIATLQGVTVLNINDLSNSLKPVYLPGETMMIFPVKEGKEQKQAVGYLDDGTMVVIEDGRRYIGKRIEVTVSSILQTSSGRMVFTHPASESNKDYSNGSPR
- the ispD gene encoding 2-C-methyl-D-erythritol 4-phosphate cytidylyltransferase translates to MSAAAIIVAAGLGKRFSPDIPKQFVKLNGIPVFLWSVFAFKKSKIFSQIIVVVPKNYLLQLGPYANKYDIELIAGGKERFDSVKSGLRKLKKNIEYVAIHDGARPLIKIKEIIECFNAAKRYGAAIVAVPAKDTVKKVNASSFIEKTIPRNSVRLAQTPQIFKKTLIQKVYSRKISPKTTDDAQLIEIVGGKVKIVNGDYNNLKITEPRDLKIAELLLKSE
- the ispF gene encoding 2-C-methyl-D-erythritol 2,4-cyclodiphosphate synthase — translated: MLVGIGYDAHRFKKGRKLILGGIEIKYSLGLFGHSDADVLVHSIMDSLLGAAGMDDIGHLFPNDDLRYKNISSIILLKKVIEKLKSKKFKIKNIDSVIIAEKPKISPFILQMKKVLSKALSLPKERIGIKATTNEGMDFIGRGEGIASISIALIGKK
- the cysS gene encoding cysteine--tRNA ligase, translating into MKIFNTISKKKEEFKPLKKNKVTMYVCGITPYDEVHLGHARAYVTFDVIRRHFINSGYKVTYIQNFTDIDDKIIKRANELKVSPKKLAEKNIENYFLQIGKLNVLSADKYPKVTEYIPQIIKFIKKLIKKGAAYILDGDVYFSVRNFPDYGKLSKRNIEDLKSGARVEIDENKKDPLDFALWKKSKPEEPAEVSFDSPWGKGRPGWHIECSVMSTTILGDTIDIHGGGQDLIFPHHENEIAQTETATGKPFVRYWIHNGFVTINKEKMSKSLGNFFTLKDIFEKYEPRVVRYFLLSQHYRSPIDFSEEKLLAAKNALAGLDNTSIKLKTMFTNIGDLPSKEELSDEKSKAKSSFLEALDNDFNTENALSELHKLKYEMHGNPDRAFYNKAYNTLKMLMEKYIGIPLRESEAIPEKVITLLSQREEFRKQKDWKKSDQVRKQIEQLGYGIEDNPNAKSTAYKKI